A window of Solanum stenotomum isolate F172 chromosome 3, ASM1918654v1, whole genome shotgun sequence contains these coding sequences:
- the LOC125860120 gene encoding probable NAD(P)H dehydrogenase (quinone) FQR1-like 2, with product MGKGGGCVSSKNKTSKSSNSAKNSINVPSSTKNLKIFIVFYSMYGHVESLARRIKKGIETMEGVEGVLYRAPETMSEDVLVKIQAPLKDDSIPEISLPSDLVDADGFLFGFPTRFGCMAGQMKALFDSTGNLWKEQKLAGKPAGFFVSSGSQGGGQETTAWTAITQLAHHGMLFVPIGYTFGAGMFNMDTVRGGSPYGAGVFAGDGSREATEVELALAEYQGKYMATIVKKLVHG from the exons atgggaaAAGGTGGTGGATGTGTTTCTAGCAAAAACAAAACTTCCAAATCTTCAAATTCTGCAAAAAATTCCATCAATGTTCCTTCATCAACCAAAAACCTTAAAATCTTTATCGTGTTTTACTCGATGTATGGACACGTAGAGAGCTTAGCAAGAAGAATTAAGAAAGGAATAGAGACCATGGAAGGTGTGGAAGGGGTACTGTATAGAGCACCCGAAACGATGTCTGAAGATGTCCTTGTGAAAATACAGGCCCCACTTAAGGATGACTCTATTCCCGAGATATCATTACCGTCAGATCTTGTTGATGCTGATGGGTTCTTGTTTGGGTTTCCCACCAG GTTTGGTTGCATGGCGGGTCAGATGAAGGCATTGTTTGATTCAACTGGGAATTTATGGAAGGAGCAAAAGCTTGCTGGAAAGCCTGCTGGGTTTTTTGTGAGTAGTGGTAGTCAAGGAGGTGGACAAGAGACCACTGC TTGGACAGCAATCACTCAATTAGCACACCATGGAATGCTCTTTGTTCCAATTGGCTACACTTTCGGAGCCGGCATGTTCAACATGGACACAGTCCGAGGAGGTTCACCGTATGGGGCCGGAGTCTTCGCTGGAGATGGTTCGAGAGAAGCTACCGAAGTAGAGTTGGCGCTCGCAGAATATCAAGGCAAATACATGGCTACGATTGTTAAGAAATTGGTTCATGGTTGA